A segment of the Nitrospina gracilis 3/211 genome:
ATTGTGGTGGGTGGCAAACAACTGCTCACCAACGTGGACGTGCTCAACGCGCTCCTCAAGTTCAAGGAAAACTTCGACGTGGACATCGCTGTGCAGGAAGACACCCTGTTCCGCCGCAACAAGCGGCTGATCGTATTCGACGCGGACATGACCTTCCTGCAATGCGAGGTGATCGACGAGTTGGGCAAGCTGGCGGGGGTGGGGGACCAACTGGCGGCCATCACCCACAAGGCGATGAGCGGCGAACTCGATTTTACGGAGGCGCTGCGCGAACGGGTGCAGTTGCTGAAAGGCCTGCCGGTGGAAAAGCTCGAGGAATTGTTCGAGCGCATCCCGCTGACGCCTGGAGCGGAGGACCTCGTTCGCATCGTCAAGCACCTTGGTTACAAGGTGGCAATCGTCAGCGGCGGATTTCAGTTTTTTATCGACAAGCTGAAAACGAAATACGGCCTTGATTACGGATTCGCCAACCAGCTTCAAATCAAGGACGGTAGGGTGACAGGAGAACTGGAGGGTGACATCGTCGATGCCCGCGCCAAGGAACGCATCCTGGAATCGGTGGCGGAAAAAGAAGGCCTGCTGGTCCAGCAATGCGTGGCCGTGGGAGACGGCGCCAACGACATACACATGCTCGCCCGCGCAGGGCTGGGCATTGCATTCAACGCCAAACCCATCGTGCAGAAGCACGCACAGGCCATTATCAGCACCTCAAACCTGGAACTGATCCTCTACTTTCTCGGAATCAGCGGGAACGAATTGCAGGAACTCCGGCAGGTCGTAAAGAGAAAGCCCGGCTGAAGAAAAATTCCTGTCTCCCGGTTACTCGGGCCGTTCAAGTTTTTCCTGGTGGAGAGCCGGGCACACTCCCCAGCCTCCAAAAAGTGCAAATAGGTCCCGTTACAGACTTAAATTTCCCGCCTCCTGCAATTCCCATATTCTCAAAATATAGAAAAAGCTATATCAGGAGAACATTTAAACAGGCTGTTGATCCAGAATTCAGTTGCAATTTCGAGAACCGCGATTATTCTGGATGTATAAAAATAACACGAGAGCACCATGAAATTGCATAAAAATGCCCATTTCTCCGAGCGCGGCTTCACACTGATCGAATTGTTGATCGTAATCGCCATCATTTCCATATTGGCAGCCATCGCCATTCCCCAATTTGCCCAATACAAGGAACGGGCGTACGACTCCGATTCCAAGGCCACTTTGCGGAACCTTTTTTTATCCTGCCGGGTGTACTGGGATGACAATGGAGGATCCAATTCCTGCGATCCCACCGTCGCGGCCGGCCCTGAATACGGGTTTGTGAATCCGAGCGACATCACCTTGTCCGCTTCCGGAACTGAAACCACCTTTGCCGGAACCGCCCAGCATAACGACAGCACCAATACCTACAACATAGACAGTAATGGCAGCATTAGTTGAAGGCCGAAACCCCGGAACAAGGCTCTTTTTATCCTTTTAAAATGTACCCCGGCTCCATTGTATTTCTTGCTGGGCCTGTCCTTCCGAAAAAAAGGTACATTGCCATCAAAAATTGGCTCCTCCCTCCCCTTGGTACTTTTTTAAAAATTATCGGATAAGCTATTAGCTTGTTCGTTCAACCCCGGATTTTGATGCAGAAATTGTTTGCATCCGGTTGGCTGGGCCTTACTCTGGATATAAGAATAATGATTTCCGGGGCTTCATGCGTTCTTGCCGAAAACAGGTTTTCAGCCAACACGGCTTTACCTTGATCGAGGTTTTGATCACCATTGCCATCGTAGCGGTCCTGGCCGCTATAGCGATTCCTCAGTTCACTCAATACAAGGAACGGGCGTATGACTCGGATTCCAAGTCCACCTTGCGGCACCTTTTCATTTCCTGCCGGGTTTATTGGGATGATCAGGGAGGGACCAATACCTGTGACCCCTCCGTGGCGGCGAATCCTGCATACGGGTTCATCGATCCCCCCGACGTCAGTGTGAATGGATCCGGTGATGAAACCAGTTTTTCCGCAACCGCCCAGCATGTGAGCAGCTCGAACACCTTTTCTATCGATAATCTAGGTTCTATCAACTGACAGGAACTCAATCGAGTCAGTATCGATTTCTTTCCGGTCAAACCGGATTCACGGTGTTACGGTTTTACGCAGTTCCCAACCCCTTTTTTCAATTTCCCGGTCAAAGGCTTCTCCCGAGAGCGCCGAATCCACAGGCACCGCACCGCGGGGCAGTTGGCCCTGGGCTGCCAGAATGGCAATGAGGGAGGCGTGCCAGCCCGTCAGTTTTTCCATGGCGGTGAACCCGGTTTCCAGGTCGGCTGTTTCCACCAGGTCCAGTGTGCAGGACGCCATCTTGTTGTTGGATGTGCCTGTGCACTGGACGCGGATCAGGCAGATGTCCTGCACATCCTCGGCCTGGATT
Coding sequences within it:
- a CDS encoding type IV pilin protein, with the protein product MRSCRKQVFSQHGFTLIEVLITIAIVAVLAAIAIPQFTQYKERAYDSDSKSTLRHLFISCRVYWDDQGGTNTCDPSVAANPAYGFIDPPDVSVNGSGDETSFSATAQHVSSSNTFSIDNLGSIN
- a CDS encoding prepilin-type N-terminal cleavage/methylation domain-containing protein codes for the protein MKLHKNAHFSERGFTLIELLIVIAIISILAAIAIPQFAQYKERAYDSDSKATLRNLFLSCRVYWDDNGGSNSCDPTVAAGPEYGFVNPSDITLSASGTETTFAGTAQHNDSTNTYNIDSNGSIS
- the serB gene encoding phosphoserine phosphatase SerB, whose translation is MLELPHRYQVHVHIAGEDRPGILSKALESVVECEALVVDIKQFVFSGLLNLSLLLESSDSEILLQLEEKFAAYSKRSGLKINVYPWRPGYRPEAPYCHRLVITVLGRRIGTIAFLELTRTIAELDINIPRIEQLDYGDYHVLEIVVGGKQLLTNVDVLNALLKFKENFDVDIAVQEDTLFRRNKRLIVFDADMTFLQCEVIDELGKLAGVGDQLAAITHKAMSGELDFTEALRERVQLLKGLPVEKLEELFERIPLTPGAEDLVRIVKHLGYKVAIVSGGFQFFIDKLKTKYGLDYGFANQLQIKDGRVTGELEGDIVDARAKERILESVAEKEGLLVQQCVAVGDGANDIHMLARAGLGIAFNAKPIVQKHAQAIISTSNLELILYFLGISGNELQELRQVVKRKPG